A window from Citrus sinensis cultivar Valencia sweet orange chromosome 3, DVS_A1.0, whole genome shotgun sequence encodes these proteins:
- the LOC102630812 gene encoding uncharacterized protein LOC102630812 isoform X3, which yields MLRLSSTVPSQIRFLLQSLNEANADSVFRELCQFIEYGIEGSTMMLQTCMDHLNLHGTGLKNPQLESVVASVFKYIMDKPNFSTVFSQSVKITEINEQLLENLSDVLNLSLPERIGIGLALSDSENLDALMCGKNFCMAQIERLCANPVPMNSAEQIQNIIMFLQRSSDLSKHVDSLMQILSLLQSKDHTQFVLNPVLPDELHDATSLRDLDLFHECRDDDFDDILAEMEKEMSMGDVMNELGYGCSADASQCKEILSLFTPLTEITLSRILGAIARTHAGLEDNQNTFSTFTLALGCSTMSDLPPLSSWNVDVLVKAIKQLAPNTNWIRVVENLDYEGFYIPTEEAFSFFMSVYKYACQEPFPLHAVCGSVWKNTEGQLSFLRYAVASPPEVFTFAHSARQLPYVDAVPGLKLQSGQANHAWLCLDLLDVLCQLSEMGHASFARSMLEYPLKQCPEMLLLGMAHINTAYNLIQYEVSFAVFPMIIKSTMSNGMILHIWHVNPNIVLRGFVDAQNMEPDCTIRILEICQELKILSSVLEMIPSPFAIRLAVIASQKELVDLEKWLSINLSTYKDVFFEECLKFVKEVQFGRSQDFSAQPFHHSGALLNLYMEKIPVILKLLKAHIGLITSTKLSEEIEKFQAVVLDSTPRLQNGEAADSSTSEGYADDIEAEANSYFHQMFSGQLTIEAMVQMLARFKESSVKREHSIFECMIGNLFEEYRFFPKYPERQLRIAAVLFGSIIKHQLVTHLTLGIALRGVLDALRKPADSKMFVFGTKALEQFVDRLIEWPQYCNHILQISHLRSTHAELVAFIERALARISSGHLESDGASNPAAHQHVSSQATSGNGEVSGSGITQLGQQLSSQIQLQQRSESVVDDRHKVSAASSSDMKPLLSSIGQPSSVAPLGDTSSAQKLHNAVSAPAMLSISSGFARPSRGVTSTKFGSALNIETLVAAAERRETPIEAPASEVQDKISFIINNISALNVEAKAKEFTEILKEQYYPWFAQYMVMKRASIEPNFHDLYLKFLDKVNSKALNREIVQATYENCKVLLGSELIKSSSEERSLLKNLGSWLGKLTIGRNQVLRAREIDPKSLIIEAYEKGLMIAVIPFTSKILEPCQSSLAYQPPNPWTMAILGLLAEIYSMPNLKMNLKFDIEVLFKNLGVDMKDITPTSLLKDRKREIEGNPDFSNKDVGASQPQLVPEVKPAIVSPLGHVDLPLDVASPPNSGGPTHLLSQYAAPLRLSSGTLMEDEKLAALGISDQLPSAQGLFQASQSQSPFSVSQLSTPIPNIGTHVIINQKLTALGLHLHFQRVVPIAMDRAIKEIVSGIVQRSVSIATQTTKELVLKDYAMESDETRIYNAAHLMVASLAGSLAHVTCKEPLRGSISSQLRNSLQGLTIASELLEQAVQLVTNDNLDLGCAVIEQAATDKAIQTIDGEIAQQLSLRRKHREGVGSSFFDPNIYAQGSMGVPEALRPKPGHLSVSQQRVYEDFVRLPWQNQSSQGSHAMSAGSLTSSGDAAQASAYGLAGGQGNQGYSSSAGSTGFDAVSRPSDVASGTTESTSAGFLSTSLVHIGAADGGILHNSESESVNAAFTPAATELYAADSTEPVKVRILEPGASSQSLPSTAAPERIGSSILEPSLQTRDALDKYHIVAQKLDALIGNDAREAEGVISEVPEIILRCISRDEAALAVAQKVFKGLYENASNNLHFSAHLAILAAIRDVCKLVVKELTSWVIYSDEERKFNRDITMGLIRSELLNLAEYNVHMAKLIDGGRNKAATEFAISLLQTLVTDESRVVISELHNLVDALAKLAAKPGSPESLQQLIEIVRNPAANANASSGATTAKDDKARQSKDKKAYSHTTANREDYNIPESVDPDPVGFPEQVSMLFAEWYQICELPGSNDAACTRYVLQLHQNGLLKGDDMTDRFFRRLTEVSVAHCLSSEVINPGTLQSPQQSQSLSFLAIDIYAKLMLSILKCCPVEQGSSKIFLLSKILTVTVKFILKDAEEKKASFNPRPYFRLFINWLLDMSSLDPVADGSNFQILSAFANAFHVLQPLKVPAFSFAWLELVSHRSFMPKLLIGNGQKGWPYIQRLLVNLLQFLEPFLRNAELGVPVRFLYKGTLRVLLVLLHDFPEFLCDYHFTFCDVIPPSCIQMRNIILSAFPRNMRLPDPSTPNLKIDLLPEIRDPPRIFSEVDAALRAKQMRADVDDYLKTGQPGSSFLSELKQKLLLPPSEAASAGTRYNVPLINSLVLYVGMQAIHQLQTRTSHAQSTGNNSSLTAFLVSAALDIFQTLIQDLDTEGRYLFLNAAANQLRYPNNHTHYFSFVLLYLYAEANQEIIQEQITRVLFERLIVNRPHPWGLLITFIELIKLQNPRYNFWNQSFIRCAPEIEKLFESVARSCGGLKPVDDSMVSGWVPDNTH from the exons ATGCTCAGGCTTTCGTCAACTGTTCCCAGTCAGATTCGGTTCTTGTTGCAGAGCTTGAATGAAGCCAACGCCGATTCCGTCTTCAGAGAGCTCTGTCAG TTCATTGAATATGGAATTGAGGGAAGCACTATGATGCTTCAAACCTGCATGGatcacttgaatcttcatGGGACTGGCTTGAAGAATCCACAGCTTGAATCAGTTGTAGCTTCAGTTTTCAAATACATTATGGACAAGCCAAATTTCAGTACTGTGTTTAGTCAGTCTGTCAAAATTACTGAGATCAATGAACAACTCCTAGAGAATTTATCAGATGTGTTAAACTTATCTCTACCTGAAAGAATTGGCATTGGTCTTGCTTTGTCTGATTCAGAAAATCTTGATGCATTAATGTGCG GGAAGAACTTTTGTATGGCTCAGATTGAAAGGTTGTGTGCCAATCCTGTTCCTATGAATTCTGCCGAGCAAATTCAGAATATTATCATGTTCCTCCAGCGCTCAAGTGACCTTTCCAAGCATGTAGATTCTCTTATGCAGATATTATCTTTGCTGCAATCAAAAGATCATACCCAGTTCGTCTTAAATCCTGTTCTTCCAGATGAATTGCATGATGCTACTTCTCTGAG GGATTTGGATTTGTTTCATGAATGCAGAGacgatgattttgatgatattttggcAGAAATGGAGAAGGAAATGAGTATGGGAGATGTGATGAATGAACTAGGCTATGGATGCTCAGCTGATGCCTCGCAATGCAAAGagattctctctcttttcacCCCACTGACGGAGATTACCCTCTCTCGGATACTTGGCGCGATTGCTCGTACCCATGCTGGACTTGAGGACAACCAGAACACATTTTCAACCTTTACCTTGGCCCTTGGTTGCAGCACGATGTCTGATCTGCCACCTTTGAGCTCGTGGAATGTCGATGTTCTTGTGAAAGCTATCAAACAACTT GCTCCTAATACAAATTGGATAAGAGTGGTTGAGAACTTGGATTATGAGGGATTCTACATTCCTACTGAGGaggcattttcatttttcatgtctGTATATAAGTACGCTTGCCAG GAACCGTTTCCTCTCCATGCAGTATGTGGATCTGTTTGGAAGAATACTGAGGGTCAGTTGTCTTTTCTTAGATATGCTGTAGCTTCACCGCCAGAAGTATTTACCTTTGCCCATTCAGCTAGGCAGCTG CCATATGTTGATGCAGTGCCTGGCCTTAAGCTTCAGTCTGGACAAGCAAATCATGCATGGCTGTGTCTTGATCTTTTAGATGTGCTCTGCCAACTATCTGAGATGGGTCATGCTAGCTTTGCTCGATCAATGCTTGAGTACCCTCTTAAACAGTGTCCTGAAATGTTGCTTCTTGGGATGGCACACATTAAT ACTGCTTATAACCTGATCCAATATGAAGTATCTTTTGCTGTTTTCCCAATGATAATTAAAAGTACAATGAGCAATGGTATGATTCTTCACATCTGGCATGTGAATCCCAATATTGTATTGCGGGGATTCGTTGATGCTCAGAACATGGAGCCTGACTGCACAATAAGAATATTAGAGATTTGCCAGGAGCTGAAG ATCCTATCATCAGTTCTAGAGATGATTCCTTCTCCATTTGCTATCAGATTGGCTGTTATTGCTTCACAAAAAGAACTTGTGGATCTTGAGAAATGGTTAAGTATTAATTTAAGTACATACAAGGATGTTTTCTTTGAG GAGTGCCTCAAGTTTGTAAAGGAGGTTCAGTTTGGTAGATCACAGGATTTTTCTGCCCAACCTTTCCATCATTCTGGTGCTCTGTTGAATCTTTATATGGAGAAGATTCCTGTTATTCTGAAG TTGTTAAAAGCTCATATTGGTTTGATTACGTCAACCAAGCTTTCTGAGGAAATTGAAAAGTTTCAGGCAGTAGTCTTGGATTCTACTCCAAGGCTGCAGAATGGTGAGGCTGCAGATTCATCAACTTCTGAAGGATACGCAGATGACATTGAGGCGGAAGCAAACTCTTACTTCCATCAAATGTTTTCGGGTCAGTTGACCATTGAGGCAATGGTTCAAATGCTTGCACGATTCAAGGAATCCTCTGTGAAAAG GGAACACTCGATTTTTGAGTGCATGATTGGCAATCTATTTGAGGAATACAGGTTCTTCCCCAAGTATCCTGAAAGACAGCTCAGAATTGCTGCTGTCCTCTTTG GTTCCATAATCAAGCACCAGCTTGTAACTCATCTAACACTTGGCATTGCCCTGCGTGGAGTTTTAGATGCACTGCGTAAACCTGCTGATTCAAAA ATGTTTGTGTTTGGGACCAAGGCGTTGGAGCAGTTTGTGGACCGTCTGATTGAATGGCCGCAATACTGCAACCACATCTTACAAATTTCTCATCTACGTAGTACTCATGCAGAGCTTGTTGCTTTCATTGAACGGGCTCTTGCCAGGATTTCGTCGGGCCATTTGGAATCAGATGGGGCAAGTAATCCTGCTGCTCATCAGCATGTTTCTTCGCAGGCTACCTCAGGAAATGGGGAG GTTAGTGGCTCTGGCATCACACAATTGGGGCAGCAACTTTCTTCTCAGATACAGCTCCAGCAGAGAAGCGAAAGTGTTGTTGATGACCGTCATAAGGTTTCTGCTGCTTCATCTAGTGATATGAAACCACTTTTGTCGTCTATTGGCCAACCATCATCTGTTGCTCCCTTAGGTGATACTTCTAGTGCACAGAAG CTGCATAATGCGGTCAGTGCTCCAGCAATGCTGTCAATCTCTTCCGGTTTTGCTCGTCCTTCCCGAGGAGTTACATCTACTA AATTTGGCTCTGCTTTGAACATCGAAACACTGGTTGCTGCCGCAGAGAGAAGAGAGACTCCTATAGAG GCTCCAGCATCAGAGGTTCAGGATAAGATTTCatttataatcaataatatttcgGCTCTAAATGTAGAAGCCAAAGCTAAGGAATTCACTGAAATATTGAAAGAGCAATATTATCCCTGGTTTGCGCAGTATATGGTTATGAAAAG AGCAAGCATTGAGCCAAATTTTCACGATTTGTacttaaagtttttggataaaGTTAATTCAAAGGCTTTGAATAGAGAGATCGTCCAGGCCACATATGAAAACTGCAAG GTTCTATTAGGATCAGAGCTTATTAAATCAAGTTCAGAAGAGCGTTCATTGCTTAAAAATTTGGGTAGCTGGCTTGGGAAGTTGACAATTGGAAGAAATCAAGTTCTAAGGGCTCGTGAAATAGATCCCAAATCACTGATTATCGAG GCATATGAGAAGGGCTTGATGATTGCTGTCATTCCATTTACTTCCAAG ATTCTGGAACCATGCCAAAGCAGTCTAGCATATCAACCTCCCAATCCCTGGACTATGGCCATTCTTGGATTACTTGCTGAGATCTATTCAATGCCAAACCTCAAAATGAACCTCAAATTTGACATAGAG GTTCTATTCAAGAACCTTGGTGTGGATATGAAGGACATTACACCCACTTCTCTTCTTAAGGATCGGAAAAGGGAAATTGAAGGGAATCCtgatttttctaataaagaTGTTGGAGCATCACAACCTCAGCTAGTTCCTGAAGTTAAACCAGCAATAGTTTCTCCGTTAGGTCACGTGGATTTGCCGCTTGATGTTGCCAGCCCACCTAACTCTGGTGGCCCTACGCATTTATTGTCTCAG TATGCGGCTCCTCTTCGTCTTTCTTCTGGCACATTGATGGAGGATGAAAAACTAGCAGCTCTTGGCATCTCTGATCAGCTTCCTTCCGCGCAAGGCCTATTTCAAGCAAGTCAATCCCAGTCACCTTTCTCTGTTAGTCAG CTTTCGACGCCTATACCTAACATTGGAACTCATGTTATTATCAACCAGAAACTTACTGCCTTGGGCTTGCACTTGCATTTTCAGAG AGTGGTTCCAATTGCAATGGACAGGGCTATCAAAGAGATTGTTTCTGGCATTGTTCAACGCAGTGTTTCAATAGCCACTCAAACAACTAAAGAACTTGTTTTAAAG GACTATGCCATGGAATCAGATGAGACGCGTATATACAATGCTGCACATTTGATGGTTGCAAGTTTGGCAGGAAGTCTGGCCCATGTGACATGCAAG GAGCCCTTGCGCGGTTCTATATCAAGTCAATTGAGGAATTCGCTTCAAGGTTTAACTATTGCAAGTGAACTCCTGGAACAAGCTGTGCAACTTGTTACCAATGACAACCTCGACCTTGGTTGTGCAGTGATTGAGCAGGCTGCTACAGATAAG GCTATTCAAACCATTGATGGAGAAATAGCTCAACAACTTTCTTTAAGAAGAAAGCATAGAGAGGGCGTAGGTTCCTCTTTCTTTGATCCAAACATTTATGCACAAGGATCTATGGGTGTACCTGAGGCCCTGCGCCCAAAACCTGGTCACTTATCAGTTTCTCAACAGCGAGTTTATGAG GACTTTGTTAGACTTCCTTGGCAGAACCAATCTAGCCAGGGCTCACATGCCATGTCTGCTGGTTCTTTGACTTCATCGGGTGATGCTGCTCAAGCCAGTGCTTATGGTTTAGCAGGAGGACAAGGTAACCAAGGCTATTCATCAAGTGCAGGAAGCACAGGATTTGATGCAGTTTCTCGCCCGTCGGATGTTGCTTCTGGCACTACTGAATCCACTTCAGCTGGGTTTCTGAG TACATCATTGGTACACATTGGGGCTGCTGATGGTGGTATTCTACATAATTCTGAAAGTGAATCTGTCAACGCTGCATTTACTCCAGCTGCTACTGAGTTATATGCAGCTGATTCAACTGAACCTGTAAAAGTGCGAATTCTT GAACCTGGAGCTTCTTCTCAGTCACTACCATCAACTGCTGCCCCTGAGCGCATTGGAAGCAGCATCTTGGAACCTTCGCTGCAGACAAGGGATGCTCTGGATAAATACCACATTGTTGCACAAAAG ctTGATGCTTTGATAGGAAATGATGCTAGAGAAGCTGAG GGAGTAATTTCTGAGGTTCCTGAGATAATACTCAGATGCATCAGTCGAGATGAGGCTGCCTTGGCTGTGGCTCAAAAG GTCTTCAAGGGATTGTATGAGAACGCATCAAACAATCTTCATTTTAGCGCTCATCTTGCGATTTTGGCTGCCATTCGTGATGTTTGCAAGCTTGTTGTTAAGGAGCTCACTAGTTGG GTGATTTACTCAGACGAGGAGAGAAAGTTCAACAGAGATATTACTATGGGCCTTATTCGTAGTGAATTACTAAACCTTGCAGAGTACAACGTTCACATGGCAAAACTTATTGATGGGGGAAGGAACA AGGCTGCAACCGAGTTTGCCATTTCTCTTCTTCAAACTTTGGTCACTGATGAGTCCAGAGTAGTCATTTCAGAACTCCACAATCTTGTAGATGCATTAGCAAAG CTTGCTGCAAAACCTGGATCTCCTGAGTCATTACAACAGCTGATTGAGATTGTTAGGAATCCTGCTGCCAATGCTAATGCTTCATCTGGTGCTACCACTGCAAAGGATGATAAGGCTAGGCAATCCAAGGACAAAAAG GCTTATAGTCACACCACAGCAAACAGGGAAGATTACAACATCCCGGAGTCTGTGGATCCAGATCCCGTTGGTTTCCCTGAGCAG GTATCCATGCTGTTTGCAGAATGGTATCAGATATGCGAACTTCCTGGCTCAAATGATGCAGCTTGTACTCGTTATGTCTTGCAATTACATCAAAATGGTCTGCTTAAAGGGGATGATATGACAGATCGGTTCTTCCGCCGCCTCACg GAAGTTTCTGTTGCACATTGCCTATCTTCGGAGGTCATTAATCCTGGTACATTGCAATCACCTCAGCAAAGTCAGAGCCTATCCTTCCTTGCCATTGACATTTATGCAAAACTCATGTTATCGATCCTGAAG TGTTGTCCTGTGGAGCAAGGGtcaagtaaaatatttcttttgtcaaaG ATTTTGACCGTTACTGtcaaatttattctaaaagatgcggaagaaaagaaagcttCTTTTAATCCTAGGCCGTATTTCAGATTGTTTATTAACTGGCTGTTAGACATGAGCTCACTGGATCCTGTTGCTGATGGTTCAAACTTTCAG ATATTGTCGGCCTTTGCAAATGCATTCCATGTTTTGCAACCCCTTAAAGTACCTGCCTTCAG CTTTGCGTGGCTTGAGTTGGTCAGTCACAGGAGTTTCATGCCTAAATTACTCATTGGAAATGGTCAAAAGGGTTGGCCTTATATCCAACGCTTGCTTGTGAATTTGCTTCAATTCTTGGAACCATTTTTGAGGAATGCTGAGCTGGGAGTGCCG GTTCGCTTTCTGTATAAAGGCACACTTAGAGTGCTGCTAGTGCTGCTCCATGATTTCCCAGAATTCCTATGTGATTATCATTTTACCTTTTGCGATGTGATTCCCCCAAGTTGCATACAAATGCGCAATATTATCCTCAGTGCTTTTCCTCGCAATATGAGGCTGCCTGATCCATCTACTCCCAACTTAAAG ATTGATCTGCTTCCAGAAATCAGAGACCCCCCTCGTATTTTTTCTGAGGTTGATGCGGCTCTTAGAGCAAAGCAGATGAGAGCTGATGTGGATGATTATCTCAAG ACGGGCCAACCAGGTTCCTCATTTCTGAGTGAACTGAAGCAGAAATTGCTCCTTCCACCCAGTGAGGCTGCTTCTGCTGGTACCCGTTACAATGTACCACTGATCAATTCTCTTGTGCTTTATGTAGGAATGCAG GCCATCCATCAACTGCAAACAAGAACATCTCATGCACAGTCGACAGGAAACAATAGTTCGCTGACTGCATTCTTGGTGAGTGCTGCCTTGGATATTTTCCAGACATTGATTCAGGATCTGGATACCGAAGGGCGCTATCTTTTCCTAAATGCGGCTGCGAATCAGTTGCGCTATCCTAACAACCATACacattatttttcctttgtcTTACTCTATCTGTATGCTGAAGCAAACCAG